One part of the Dyadobacter sp. 676 genome encodes these proteins:
- a CDS encoding RraA family protein produces the protein MLKQTLLAGAFVLGSVAAYAQAISPTPDQIKAYTSAWKGERSPDGRPHVSDAILARLKNISMEEAWGVLRNKGYHNQFEGDWQLIHNDSTMTGRVVTAQYMPSRPDLQDLVKEIGKKEGRVQTGGTNSWPIDVLKEGDVYVADGYGKIADGTLIGDNLGNSIYAKSKRGVIFYGSVRDVEGLSEIKGFNAWIKGQDPSYIQQMMLTNINTPIRIGRAVVLPGDVVLAKKYGTIFIPAHLVEELVITSEVTALRDEFGHLRLREGKYTPGEIDTKWSETIQKDFLNWVNNYPGKLPMTKKELDDYLKERNY, from the coding sequence ATGCTTAAACAAACCTTGCTTGCAGGAGCGTTTGTGCTGGGAAGCGTCGCTGCCTACGCACAGGCGATCTCCCCCACCCCTGATCAGATCAAAGCGTACACCTCGGCCTGGAAAGGTGAACGGTCGCCCGATGGCCGGCCGCACGTTTCGGACGCGATCCTGGCCCGGCTGAAAAACATTTCGATGGAAGAGGCCTGGGGCGTATTGCGCAACAAAGGCTACCACAACCAGTTCGAAGGCGACTGGCAGCTGATCCACAACGACAGCACCATGACCGGTCGCGTGGTAACGGCACAATACATGCCGTCCCGCCCCGATTTACAGGACCTGGTAAAGGAAATAGGTAAAAAGGAGGGCCGCGTACAAACCGGCGGCACTAACTCCTGGCCCATCGACGTGCTCAAAGAAGGCGACGTGTACGTAGCGGACGGTTACGGCAAGATCGCCGACGGTACGCTTATCGGCGACAACCTGGGCAATTCCATTTATGCGAAATCCAAGCGTGGGGTGATCTTTTACGGCTCGGTGCGCGACGTGGAAGGCCTTAGCGAGATCAAAGGCTTCAATGCCTGGATCAAAGGCCAGGACCCGTCGTACATCCAGCAGATGATGCTCACGAACATCAACACGCCGATCCGTATCGGTCGGGCGGTGGTGCTTCCGGGGGATGTGGTGCTGGCTAAAAAATACGGCACCATCTTTATTCCGGCGCATTTGGTGGAAGAACTGGTGATCACTTCGGAAGTAACGGCGCTGCGCGACGAATTCGGTCACCTGCGCCTGCGCGAGGGCAAGTACACGCCCGGGGAAATCGACACAAAATGGTCGGAGACGATTCAAAAGGACTTTTTGAATTGGGTAAACAACTACCCCGGCAAACTGCCCATGACGAAGAAGGAGCTGGACGATTATTTAAAGGAAAGGAATTATTAG
- a CDS encoding SusD/RagB family nutrient-binding outer membrane lipoprotein, with product MRRLFIYATVAAVLAGASACDKGFEDVNKNPVLATNVDPVYLFSNAQFTSAIATQNYQMQIVQQINTPYTGVLEGGNHNAVSDPNSNANFNSLYLQNGPVNLLTTVIAQTKDNPARSNLYHMSRIWKAYVFMVLVDTYGDVPYFEAGKAFLEGINLPKYDDQKLIYDDILKELQEGTKGLDASKAIEAGDLFFKGNIAQWKKLGNSLLLRAAMRYSKIDAAKAKQYVAVAVDPANGGLQSSNADNALIAFNSTFNHPLANYFQGTERGNVYLGKAFVDFLKATNDPRIRVIAVKYETPGNPLATAGAEDTTPANQQGMPYGYNESTIVNAPDFPGKIGSAFKYSQINRRTLGKIDAPEFFITYSQTSLLLAEAVQRGWATGDVKALYEAAVRAHMNQMATYDVLATIPAASQDAYLAANPLVPAKALEQINNQYWISSFLNGSEAWANFRRSGFPVLPINNYPGKDPSVKDFIRRLVYPVRERSVNEANVLAAIARMGPDELGTPVFWDK from the coding sequence ATGAGAAGATTATTCATATATGCAACGGTGGCCGCGGTTCTGGCGGGCGCGAGCGCTTGTGATAAAGGATTTGAGGACGTAAACAAAAATCCGGTGCTCGCGACGAACGTCGACCCTGTCTATCTGTTCTCGAACGCGCAGTTTACGTCGGCCATTGCGACGCAAAACTACCAGATGCAAATCGTGCAGCAGATCAATACGCCTTACACCGGCGTACTCGAAGGCGGTAACCATAATGCGGTTTCCGACCCCAATTCCAATGCAAACTTCAACTCGCTGTATCTGCAAAACGGGCCGGTGAACCTGCTCACGACCGTGATTGCCCAAACGAAGGATAATCCGGCGCGGAGTAACCTGTACCACATGTCGCGGATCTGGAAGGCCTACGTATTTATGGTTTTGGTGGATACCTATGGCGATGTGCCGTATTTCGAAGCCGGAAAGGCATTTCTGGAAGGCATTAACCTGCCCAAATACGACGACCAGAAGCTGATTTACGACGACATCCTGAAAGAATTACAGGAAGGAACCAAAGGCCTGGACGCGAGCAAGGCCATCGAGGCGGGCGATTTGTTTTTCAAAGGGAACATCGCACAGTGGAAGAAACTCGGTAACTCGCTGTTGCTCCGAGCCGCCATGCGTTATTCCAAAATCGATGCGGCCAAAGCGAAGCAATACGTAGCGGTGGCGGTCGACCCGGCTAACGGCGGCTTGCAAAGCTCCAATGCCGACAACGCGCTGATCGCATTTAATAGCACATTCAACCACCCGCTGGCCAACTATTTTCAGGGTACCGAGCGCGGCAATGTGTACCTGGGCAAAGCATTCGTCGATTTCCTGAAAGCAACCAACGATCCGCGCATCCGCGTGATTGCCGTGAAATACGAAACCCCAGGTAACCCGCTCGCCACCGCGGGGGCGGAGGATACTACGCCTGCCAACCAGCAAGGCATGCCTTACGGCTACAACGAATCCACGATCGTGAATGCGCCTGATTTCCCGGGCAAGATCGGTTCCGCGTTTAAATACTCGCAAATCAACCGCCGTACGCTGGGCAAGATCGATGCGCCGGAATTTTTCATTACCTATTCCCAAACCAGCCTCCTGCTGGCGGAAGCCGTGCAGCGCGGCTGGGCGACAGGCGACGTGAAGGCATTGTACGAAGCGGCCGTGCGCGCACATATGAACCAGATGGCCACCTACGACGTCCTCGCGACGATTCCCGCCGCCAGCCAGGACGCTTACCTGGCGGCGAACCCGCTTGTACCGGCCAAAGCCCTGGAACAAATCAATAACCAGTACTGGATTTCTTCCTTCCTGAATGGCTCCGAGGCATGGGCAAATTTCCGCAGGAGCGGTTTTCCGGTACTTCCCATCAACAATTACCCGGGCAAGGACCCCTCGGTGAAAGATTTCATCAGAAGATTGGTGTATCCCGTCCGCGAGCGCTCAGTGAACGAAGCCAATGTGCTCGCGGCGATCGCACGCATGGGCCCCGACGAGTTGGGAACACCCGTTTTTTGGGATAAATAA
- a CDS encoding cation:proton antiporter, producing the protein MKNIRNVLFYCITIGIFAALLYFFIRQGTFLEKAGQITQKAQTISSWEQFTETFGHNLTHPLATLLAQIVTIIIVARLFGWVCKAIGQPTVIGEIAAGIFLGPSVLGMFYPEVSSFIFPKTSLSNLQFLSQVGLILFMFIIGMELDLKVLKTKAQEAIVISHASIILPFALGVALALYMYTDFAPEGISFLSFALFTGIALSITAFPVLARIVQERGLSRTRLGMMVITCAATDDVTAWCILAAVIAIVKAGEFVSAIYTILLSAGYVLVMLQVVKPVLKRIGDHYAYREGLTKPVVALFFVMLLCSAYCTEVIGIHALFGAFMAGVVMPANQRFRNIFIEKVEDVSLVLLLPLFFVFTGLRTQIGLLNDPHLWFVTGLIIAAAVIGKFFGSTLAALFVKQSWRDSLIIGSLMNTRGLVELVVLNIGYDIGVLSPEIFTMMVIMALATTCMTGPALDLIDKFFPSPRWEDLHPVHTPSRFSILIAFASPQGGRKMLRVSSKLIAGQHPDREAGEQHITALHLSPSSYLSQVNTEEYQYETFRPINEEANARNTPFTSLFKPSQNIEHDIIETANDGEFDMLVIGIGRSVFEGTFLGKILGFTSRFVSRERLIDTITGKEKLFHTDVFDERTAHIVKSVKIPVGILIEKNLEQINNVFMPLFAPEDKSLLPFAERLAAVSDLHITVMDPSQAVSRHSEIGDALKALQEQSPENVALLYENVLEKDFLQGMDLMVISLQSWKKAVESHSVWLSNSPSVLIIRC; encoded by the coding sequence ATGAAGAATATTCGCAACGTACTCTTTTACTGCATTACCATCGGAATTTTCGCAGCCCTGCTTTACTTCTTTATCCGACAGGGCACTTTCCTCGAAAAAGCCGGCCAGATCACCCAAAAAGCGCAAACCATCTCCTCCTGGGAGCAATTCACAGAAACCTTCGGGCACAATCTCACCCACCCGCTCGCCACGCTCCTCGCCCAAATCGTCACCATTATCATCGTTGCCCGGCTGTTCGGCTGGGTCTGCAAAGCGATCGGCCAGCCAACCGTGATCGGTGAAATTGCCGCCGGGATTTTCCTGGGGCCTTCGGTGCTGGGAATGTTCTATCCGGAAGTTTCTTCATTTATATTCCCTAAAACTTCGCTCAGCAACTTGCAGTTTCTCAGCCAGGTAGGGCTTATCCTTTTCATGTTCATTATCGGCATGGAACTGGATCTGAAAGTACTGAAAACCAAGGCGCAGGAGGCGATTGTCATCAGTCACGCCAGCATTATCCTTCCGTTTGCCCTTGGCGTGGCGCTGGCTTTGTACATGTATACCGACTTTGCGCCGGAAGGCATCAGCTTCCTGTCGTTCGCGCTGTTTACAGGCATTGCATTGAGTATTACGGCATTCCCCGTCCTCGCACGCATCGTGCAGGAGCGCGGGCTCTCCCGCACGCGCCTGGGCATGATGGTAATCACCTGTGCGGCCACCGACGACGTTACGGCATGGTGTATCCTTGCGGCGGTGATTGCGATCGTGAAAGCCGGGGAATTCGTGAGCGCCATTTATACCATTTTGCTGTCGGCCGGCTATGTGCTGGTGATGCTGCAAGTGGTGAAGCCGGTCCTGAAACGCATCGGTGACCATTACGCCTACCGCGAGGGGCTTACCAAGCCGGTAGTCGCGCTTTTTTTCGTCATGCTGCTGTGTTCCGCCTACTGCACGGAGGTGATCGGTATCCACGCCCTTTTCGGCGCGTTTATGGCAGGTGTGGTTATGCCCGCGAACCAGCGCTTCCGCAATATTTTCATCGAAAAGGTAGAAGACGTTTCGCTGGTGCTGTTGTTGCCGCTATTCTTCGTTTTCACCGGTTTAAGAACACAAATAGGCCTGCTGAACGATCCGCACCTGTGGTTTGTCACTGGGCTCATCATCGCGGCAGCGGTGATCGGCAAGTTCTTCGGAAGCACCCTTGCTGCATTGTTTGTCAAACAGTCGTGGCGCGACAGCCTTATTATCGGCTCGCTCATGAACACGCGCGGGCTCGTGGAGCTGGTGGTGCTCAACATCGGCTACGACATTGGCGTGCTTTCCCCTGAAATATTTACCATGATGGTCATAATGGCGCTCGCCACTACCTGCATGACAGGCCCCGCACTCGACCTGATCGACAAGTTCTTCCCGTCACCCAGGTGGGAAGACCTCCACCCGGTACACACACCGTCTCGCTTTTCCATTCTGATCGCATTCGCAAGCCCCCAGGGCGGACGCAAAATGCTGCGCGTTTCGAGCAAGCTCATCGCCGGGCAACATCCCGACCGCGAGGCCGGCGAACAGCATATTACCGCATTGCACCTCTCACCGAGCAGTTATCTCAGCCAGGTCAATACCGAAGAATACCAATATGAAACGTTCCGGCCCATTAACGAGGAAGCCAATGCGCGGAATACCCCGTTCACTTCTCTTTTCAAACCATCGCAAAATATCGAACACGACATTATCGAGACTGCCAACGACGGCGAGTTCGATATGCTCGTGATCGGGATAGGTCGCTCGGTTTTCGAGGGTACGTTTCTGGGGAAAATATTGGGTTTTACTTCACGTTTCGTGAGCCGCGAGCGTCTTATCGATACCATTACCGGTAAAGAAAAGCTCTTTCATACCGACGTTTTCGACGAACGTACCGCGCACATCGTCAAGTCCGTCAAAATTCCCGTGGGCATCCTGATCGAAAAAAACCTCGAACAGATCAACAATGTGTTCATGCCGCTTTTTGCGCCCGAGGATAAATCCCTGCTCCCATTCGCCGAACGGCTGGCCGCCGTGAGCGATTTGCATATAACGGTTATGGACCCGTCGCAGGCCGTCAGCAGGCATTCCGAAATCGGGGACGCATTGAAGGCGTTACAGGAACAATCGCCTGAAAATGTCGCGCTGCTTTATGAAAATGTATTGGAAAAAGACTTCCTGCAAGGGATGGACCTGATGGTGATCAGCCTCCAGAGCTGGAAAAAGGCCGTGGAATCCCACAGCGTATGGCTTTCCAATTCGCCGTCCGTTCTCATTATACGGTGCTGA
- a CDS encoding mandelate racemase/muconate lactonizing enzyme family protein yields the protein MKNILKQIIESNKQVEQAEKAAVAAEIANPATRDSRRNFLRKTAVGGIALGGFMSMSTEDTIAQATSKVSRASKPSELKITDLRYCIVQNVGRTPIIRIDTNQGIYGLGEVRDGADERYALFLKSHLLGQNPCNVEQLFKSIKQFGYHGRQAGGVCGVEMALWDLCGKAYGVPCWQLLGGRYRDKVRLYADTPESNDINEFKQKIKFRTQDQGYTWLKMDISIGMLRNSENAVVNNKFWGGGFSQWAGDYHSYANTKHPFTAIQITPKGLEEMAKVVEDVRSVVGYEIPLSSDHYGHFDLNNGIRLGKALDKYRLAWLEDMVPWEYTDQWKTISDALETPTLTGEDIYLKEGFKALIEQRAVDIVHPDLASSGGLLETKRIGDYAEDHGIAMAMHFAGTPVSFMANVHCAAATQNFLALEHHSVDVPWWESLVKTTDGRKLIDKGYAPVPLEAPGLGIELNEEEVKKHLHPKDKSFFAPTPDWNEKRSHDRLWS from the coding sequence ATGAAAAACATCCTGAAACAAATCATCGAGTCCAATAAACAAGTTGAACAGGCTGAAAAAGCTGCCGTTGCGGCGGAAATTGCCAACCCTGCTACCAGGGATAGCCGTCGTAATTTTTTGCGTAAAACGGCCGTGGGGGGCATTGCCTTAGGGGGCTTTATGTCGATGTCCACCGAGGATACCATTGCGCAGGCTACTTCGAAGGTGAGCCGCGCCTCGAAGCCTTCGGAATTAAAAATTACCGATTTGCGCTATTGTATCGTGCAAAATGTAGGCCGCACGCCGATTATCCGCATCGACACCAACCAGGGCATTTACGGGCTCGGGGAAGTGCGTGACGGCGCAGACGAGCGTTACGCGTTGTTCCTGAAAAGTCATTTGCTGGGACAAAACCCGTGTAATGTGGAGCAGTTGTTCAAATCCATTAAACAGTTCGGTTACCACGGCCGCCAGGCGGGCGGTGTCTGCGGGGTCGAAATGGCCCTCTGGGACCTCTGCGGCAAAGCGTACGGCGTGCCTTGCTGGCAGCTATTGGGAGGACGTTACCGCGATAAAGTTCGTTTGTATGCGGATACGCCGGAGTCTAACGACATAAACGAGTTCAAGCAAAAAATCAAATTCCGTACGCAGGACCAGGGCTATACCTGGCTGAAAATGGATATTTCGATCGGTATGCTCCGCAACAGCGAGAACGCCGTCGTGAACAACAAGTTCTGGGGCGGCGGTTTCTCGCAATGGGCGGGCGATTACCATTCGTATGCCAATACCAAACACCCGTTCACGGCGATCCAGATCACCCCGAAAGGGCTCGAAGAAATGGCCAAAGTAGTAGAGGACGTGCGTAGCGTGGTAGGTTACGAAATACCGCTGTCGTCCGATCACTACGGTCATTTTGACCTCAACAACGGTATCCGGCTCGGCAAGGCGCTCGACAAATACCGCCTCGCATGGCTCGAAGACATGGTTCCCTGGGAATACACCGATCAATGGAAAACCATTTCCGACGCATTGGAAACTCCCACGCTTACCGGCGAGGATATTTACCTCAAAGAGGGCTTCAAAGCATTGATCGAACAGCGCGCGGTGGATATCGTGCATCCCGACCTGGCGTCGTCGGGCGGGTTGCTGGAAACCAAACGCATCGGCGATTATGCCGAAGATCACGGCATTGCGATGGCGATGCACTTTGCGGGTACGCCGGTGAGCTTTATGGCCAACGTGCATTGCGCCGCCGCCACGCAAAACTTCCTGGCACTGGAACACCACTCGGTGGACGTGCCATGGTGGGAAAGCCTTGTAAAAACCACCGACGGCCGTAAGCTGATCGACAAAGGCTACGCGCCGGTGCCCCTCGAAGCACCCGGCCTGGGCATCGAGCTGAACGAAGAAGAGGTTAAAAAACACCTGCATCCGAAGGACAAATCCTTCTTTGCGCCAACGCCCGACTGGAACGAAAAACGTTCGCACGACCGGCTGTGGAGCTAG
- a CDS encoding SusC/RagA family TonB-linked outer membrane protein, producing MSAAGTVGAQDILNQKITIQVSNLEMKTVLNKLNKLTQLRFTYSSPLIKSQRKVSLNAVDKPLGDILDDLFKPANITYKIDGRQVVLIKNTAGPGSALPEMIRNDNNLDRNITGKVTDEKGAPLPGVSIVVKGTKAGTATDTEGAFQLSVPDAGGTLVFSYVGYTPQEIPLGNQSNYDISMTPDVRNLEMVVVTALGIKRDAKKLGYSTATVNTEELTTNRTTNLGNSLQGKVAGLNVTPPASGPGGSTKIRIRGQSSFGGNNSPLIIVNGIPINNSSVSAGGSNGNGTGNPTGGSSDAGDGLQSINQDDIESMTVLKGAAAAALYGFRAKDGAIIITTKSGSKTTGIGVELNSNFQAQEALDYTDFQYEYGQGEFGKRPTSVAEAQSSGVFAFGEKLDGKPTPQFDGSMQPYVAHKDRIKKFYRTGTSFTNSVALSGGNEKGNFRLSFANTDANAIMPNSAYHKKIFNLGLNYKFTKKLSAQLNANYSNEYNKNPPQIGIQDMNANTTIYTLATSIDTDWLKNRKDANGNEMPLSRFTNRNNPYWVAYDRFENVRRDRIFGNTSVRYDFTDWLFVQGRIGQDYYTRPYNYNRPTGTRSIGAVATGFNGYYYQDVSTFRERNMDILIGANKSFGDFGIDITLGGNQMLQVNDNVSTAVTNFYVRDLYTIANGQIKNPNYSYGKKKVNSIYGSAEFSYKSFLFLNVTGRNDWFSTLNPQSNSYLYPSVSGSFVFSQAFNTAPDWLTYGKLRAAYAEVGGDTDPYSNNLYYGINANPFNGTALGNLPSTISPNANLRPLKVKETEIGLEMKTFDSRLNLDLSVYRKNTVDEILNVDISNTSGFSQTKVNVGKLRNQGVEFLLTVVPVRNDNFTWETSFNGSYNISKVIELAERQERFDVGTGEFFGIVSHEIGKPLASLRGFDYKRDAQGRIVTSGGLPQQGSLVTFGSAIPKWVGAWVNTINVKGFRIGTQVDFKAGNKILSNSNLNFLREGLSKSSLVGREDGVLLDGVTATGEPNTQRVEAEQFYTAYRSTNIATPFVYNGAFVRWRTLSVGYDLSRFLREKTFIKGLTLSAMCNNVLMIKKYIDNLDPEAQVSASDNLQGIETHTLPTTRSYGLNLNIKL from the coding sequence GTGTCAGCGGCCGGCACCGTTGGGGCACAGGATATTCTGAACCAAAAGATCACGATCCAGGTCAGTAACCTGGAAATGAAGACCGTACTGAACAAACTCAACAAGCTGACGCAGCTGCGTTTCACGTACAGCTCTCCGCTGATCAAATCGCAACGCAAGGTTTCGCTCAACGCCGTCGATAAGCCGCTTGGCGACATTCTGGACGACCTTTTCAAACCCGCCAACATCACGTATAAGATCGACGGCCGACAGGTTGTGCTCATCAAAAACACCGCCGGACCGGGCAGTGCATTACCCGAAATGATCCGCAACGACAACAATCTCGACCGGAATATCACGGGAAAAGTCACCGACGAAAAGGGGGCTCCTCTGCCCGGTGTGAGCATTGTGGTGAAAGGAACGAAAGCAGGCACTGCCACGGACACGGAAGGCGCATTTCAGCTGAGCGTTCCCGACGCGGGCGGCACACTGGTGTTCTCGTACGTGGGCTACACACCGCAGGAAATACCGCTGGGCAACCAGTCGAACTACGATATTTCCATGACGCCCGATGTCCGCAACCTCGAAATGGTGGTCGTAACTGCGCTGGGTATCAAGCGGGATGCGAAAAAACTGGGCTATTCCACCGCGACGGTGAACACGGAAGAGCTGACGACCAACCGTACAACCAACCTGGGTAACAGCTTGCAGGGCAAGGTGGCCGGCCTGAACGTAACGCCACCCGCGAGTGGCCCCGGCGGGTCTACCAAAATCCGTATCCGCGGCCAGTCGTCGTTCGGGGGCAACAACTCTCCGCTGATCATCGTCAACGGCATTCCGATCAACAACAGCAGCGTTTCGGCGGGCGGTTCCAATGGCAATGGCACGGGCAACCCTACCGGCGGTTCTTCGGATGCGGGTGACGGCCTGCAAAGCATTAACCAGGACGATATCGAGTCGATGACCGTGCTGAAAGGCGCGGCGGCCGCGGCATTGTACGGCTTCCGTGCGAAAGACGGTGCGATTATCATTACCACCAAAAGCGGCAGTAAAACCACCGGCATCGGCGTGGAACTTAATTCCAACTTCCAGGCACAGGAAGCATTGGATTATACCGATTTTCAGTATGAATACGGCCAGGGAGAGTTCGGAAAACGCCCTACCTCCGTGGCAGAAGCGCAGAGCTCCGGCGTATTCGCATTCGGAGAGAAACTCGACGGCAAGCCGACGCCCCAGTTCGACGGCAGCATGCAACCTTACGTGGCCCACAAGGACCGTATCAAGAAGTTTTACCGCACAGGAACCAGTTTTACCAATTCAGTTGCATTATCAGGCGGCAATGAAAAAGGAAATTTCCGCCTCTCTTTCGCGAATACCGATGCCAATGCGATCATGCCGAACTCGGCTTATCATAAAAAAATCTTCAACCTTGGTTTGAATTACAAGTTTACCAAAAAACTCTCGGCGCAACTGAACGCAAACTATTCCAACGAGTACAACAAGAATCCGCCCCAGATCGGTATCCAGGACATGAATGCGAATACCACCATTTATACCCTGGCCACAAGCATCGATACCGACTGGCTGAAAAACCGCAAGGACGCCAACGGCAACGAAATGCCCCTGTCGCGTTTCACAAACCGGAACAACCCGTACTGGGTCGCCTATGACCGCTTCGAAAACGTGCGCCGCGACCGGATTTTCGGTAACACTTCGGTACGCTATGATTTCACCGACTGGCTATTCGTGCAAGGCCGCATCGGCCAGGATTATTACACCCGTCCGTACAACTACAACCGCCCTACCGGCACGCGCTCCATCGGTGCCGTCGCGACCGGCTTCAATGGCTATTACTACCAGGATGTATCGACATTCCGTGAACGTAATATGGATATCCTCATCGGCGCCAACAAGTCGTTCGGCGACTTTGGCATCGACATTACACTCGGCGGCAACCAGATGTTGCAGGTAAACGATAACGTCTCGACCGCAGTCACCAACTTTTACGTACGTGATCTCTACACGATCGCCAACGGCCAGATCAAGAACCCGAATTACAGCTACGGAAAAAAGAAGGTCAACTCGATTTACGGGTCGGCCGAATTTTCTTACAAAAGCTTCCTGTTCCTGAACGTAACGGGCCGCAACGACTGGTTCTCGACGCTGAACCCGCAGTCCAACAGCTACTTATACCCATCCGTAAGTGGCAGCTTCGTGTTCAGCCAGGCGTTCAATACCGCGCCCGACTGGCTCACTTACGGCAAACTCCGGGCAGCTTATGCCGAGGTAGGTGGCGATACCGACCCGTACTCGAACAATCTGTACTATGGTATCAACGCGAACCCGTTCAATGGAACGGCGCTGGGTAACCTGCCTTCTACGATCAGTCCGAACGCCAACCTACGCCCGCTGAAAGTGAAAGAAACGGAGATAGGTCTGGAAATGAAGACATTCGACAGCCGTTTGAACCTCGATCTCTCTGTGTACCGCAAAAATACCGTCGACGAGATCCTGAATGTGGACATTTCCAATACTTCGGGTTTCAGCCAAACGAAAGTGAATGTAGGCAAGCTACGTAACCAGGGGGTCGAGTTCTTGCTGACCGTCGTGCCGGTCCGCAACGATAATTTTACCTGGGAAACCAGCTTCAACGGCAGCTACAATATCAGTAAGGTAATTGAACTGGCCGAAAGACAGGAGCGGTTCGATGTCGGTACGGGCGAATTTTTCGGCATTGTTTCGCATGAAATCGGCAAGCCCCTTGCTTCGCTCCGGGGATTTGACTACAAACGCGATGCCCAGGGCCGCATCGTTACGTCCGGCGGTCTGCCGCAGCAAGGCAGCCTGGTTACATTCGGCAGCGCGATCCCCAAATGGGTGGGCGCCTGGGTGAATACGATCAATGTAAAAGGTTTTCGCATTGGAACACAGGTCGATTTCAAGGCAGGCAACAAGATCCTCTCGAACTCCAACCTGAACTTCCTGCGTGAAGGGCTTTCCAAATCGTCGCTCGTAGGCCGCGAAGACGGCGTGTTGCTGGACGGCGTAACCGCCACCGGCGAGCCGAACACTCAACGCGTAGAAGCAGAGCAGTTCTATACCGCCTACCGCAGTACCAACATCGCCACACCGTTCGTGTACAACGGCGCATTTGTGCGCTGGCGGACGCTTTCGGTAGGTTACGACCTGTCGCGTTTCCTGCGGGAGAAAACCTTCATCAAGGGCCTGACGCTCTCAGCGATGTGCAACAATGTCCTGATGATCAAGAAGTATATCGATAACCTCGACCCCGAAGCGCAAGTATCCGCGTCCGACAACCTTCAAGGCATCGAAACGCACACGCTGCCAACGACAAGAAGTTACGGGTTGAATTTAAACATTAAGTTATAG